A DNA window from Pseudomonas wuhanensis contains the following coding sequences:
- a CDS encoding FAD-dependent oxidoreductase produces the protein MRPYWLEQALAAESCAPCEPLAGDARADVCIVGGGYTGLWTAIMLKQQNPELEVLLIEADICGAGASGRNGGCALSWSAKYFTLERLFGVEEAVRLVKESERSIHAIGAFCEEYAVDADYRLDGTLYTATNRAQCGSTDAVIAALERNGINSFTQRPLADVQRMAGSSKHLEGWFSPAAASVQPGKLVRGLRRVALQLGVRIHENTAMTGLEEGKPARIKTPNGTVCADRVVLAMNAWMARAFPQFERSVAIVSSDMLITEPRPDLLNEIGLTSGVTVLDSRIFVHYYHNTPDGRIMLGKGGNTFAYGGRMLPVFDQPSPYAGLLQHSLSEFFPAFAKVKVEATWNGPSDRSVTGLPFFGQMSASSNVFYGFGYSGSGVGPCHMGGQILASMVLGLDNAWTRSPLVNGPLGFFPPEPIRYLGSLMVRNAIRRKERAEDHGHRPRHLDVRLARFAAAAGKADKG, from the coding sequence ATGAGACCTTACTGGCTGGAACAGGCGCTGGCGGCCGAGTCCTGCGCGCCGTGCGAACCTTTGGCCGGTGATGCCCGTGCCGACGTGTGCATTGTCGGTGGCGGCTACACCGGGTTGTGGACCGCGATCATGCTCAAGCAGCAGAACCCCGAACTGGAGGTGTTGCTGATCGAAGCGGACATCTGCGGTGCCGGTGCCAGTGGGCGCAACGGTGGTTGTGCGCTGTCGTGGTCGGCCAAGTATTTCACCCTGGAACGGTTGTTCGGCGTCGAGGAGGCGGTGCGACTGGTCAAGGAGTCCGAGCGTAGCATCCACGCTATCGGTGCCTTTTGCGAAGAGTACGCGGTGGACGCCGATTACCGCCTCGATGGCACGCTCTACACCGCTACCAACCGTGCCCAATGCGGTTCGACCGACGCGGTGATTGCGGCGCTGGAGCGCAACGGCATCAACTCTTTCACCCAGCGGCCACTGGCGGATGTACAGCGCATGGCCGGTTCCAGCAAACACCTGGAGGGCTGGTTTTCCCCGGCTGCCGCGAGTGTTCAGCCGGGCAAACTGGTGCGCGGCTTGCGTCGGGTCGCCTTGCAGTTGGGGGTGAGGATTCATGAAAACACTGCGATGACCGGGCTGGAGGAGGGCAAGCCTGCGAGGATTAAAACCCCCAATGGCACGGTCTGCGCCGACCGGGTGGTGCTGGCGATGAATGCCTGGATGGCCCGGGCGTTTCCACAGTTCGAGCGCAGCGTGGCGATTGTTTCCAGCGACATGCTGATCACCGAACCGCGGCCGGATTTGCTCAACGAGATCGGGTTGACCAGCGGCGTGACGGTGCTCGATTCGCGGATTTTCGTGCACTACTACCACAACACTCCGGACGGTCGAATCATGCTCGGCAAGGGTGGCAATACTTTCGCCTACGGTGGGCGAATGCTGCCGGTGTTCGATCAGCCGTCGCCCTATGCCGGCCTGTTGCAGCACAGCCTGAGCGAATTCTTCCCGGCGTTCGCCAAGGTCAAGGTCGAGGCCACCTGGAACGGGCCGTCGGATCGCTCCGTCACCGGTTTACCGTTCTTCGGCCAGATGAGCGCCAGCAGCAATGTGTTCTACGGTTTCGGTTACTCCGGCAGCGGGGTCGGGCCTTGCCATATGGGCGGGCAGATTCTCGCCTCGATGGTGCTGGGGCTGGACAACGCCTGGACCCGTTCGCCGTTGGTGAACGGCCCGTTGGGCTTTTTTCCGCCAGAACCGATTCGTTACCTCGGCTCATTGATGGTGCGCAACGCCATCCGCCGCAAGGAGCGCGCCGAGGATCACGGGCATCGGCCACGGCACCTCGACGTGCGTCTGGCCAGGTTTGCCGCGGCGGCGGGCAAGGCCGACAAGGGATGA
- a CDS encoding LysR family transcriptional regulator gives MSVSHTQLKAFHAVAVHGSFTKAAERLFLTQPAISDQVRKLEERFGVLLFHRNKRSVRLTDLGERLLSITQRLFVIEAEAQELLHASQALQTGSLILAVDAPVHVLPQIARFCERYPGISVKIETGNTDESLFRLFNYQADLALLGRDVSDERLLSLPLRNDPMVAFVSRHHPWADRESICLADLDDTPLVLREIGSVTRQTLEEEMARAGFRIRPAIEVEGREAAREAVVVGIGLGVVSAAEFGADSRVCALPITDCTRRLTETLVCLREQSSRRVVATFLEMVRESLV, from the coding sequence ATGTCGGTATCCCACACCCAACTCAAAGCCTTCCACGCGGTAGCCGTCCATGGAAGCTTTACCAAAGCTGCCGAGCGGCTGTTTCTGACGCAACCGGCGATTTCCGACCAAGTGCGCAAACTCGAAGAGCGTTTCGGCGTGTTGCTGTTCCACCGCAACAAGCGCTCAGTGCGCCTGACCGATTTGGGCGAGCGCCTGCTGAGCATCACCCAGCGGCTGTTCGTCATCGAAGCCGAGGCGCAGGAGTTGCTTCACGCGTCTCAGGCGTTGCAAACCGGCAGCCTGATTCTGGCGGTGGATGCGCCGGTGCATGTACTGCCGCAGATTGCGCGGTTCTGCGAGCGCTACCCCGGCATCAGCGTGAAGATTGAAACCGGCAACACCGATGAATCGCTGTTTCGGCTGTTCAACTACCAGGCCGATCTGGCCCTGCTGGGGCGCGATGTCAGCGACGAACGTTTGCTGTCGCTACCGCTGCGTAATGACCCGATGGTGGCGTTCGTTTCACGCCATCATCCGTGGGCCGATCGCGAGTCCATCTGCTTGGCGGACCTGGACGACACACCGTTGGTGCTGCGGGAAATCGGCTCGGTGACGCGGCAAACCCTGGAAGAGGAAATGGCCCGGGCCGGGTTTCGCATCCGCCCAGCGATTGAAGTCGAAGGCCGGGAAGCGGCACGCGAGGCGGTGGTGGTCGGGATTGGCTTGGGGGTGGTGTCGGCCGCTGAATTTGGCGCGGATTCGCGGGTGTGCGCGTTGCCGATTACCGATTGCACACGGCGGCTGACGGAGACGCTGGTGTGCTTGCGTGAGCAAAGTTCGCGGCGGGTGGTGGCGACGTTTCTGGAGATGGTTCGCGAGAGTCTGGTGTAG
- a CDS encoding MFS transporter has translation MNSPIGTIKRWRVQIFAITWLAYAAFYFTRKAFSVAKLGIAEDPDFTLDKMAMANLDAIYLAAYAIGQFTWGILADRFGPRVVVLGGLLISAMAALVMGSFATLPIFATCMLIQGLAQSTGWSGLCKNIGSFFPAEQRGRVLGLWSSCYAFGGLVASPFAGWWAYTLIGTWHAAFISSAAVVGLVAVLFFIFQRNKPEDVGLPAVEPEPELTAEEAHAQSKISVLEPLKEILRNRTVLVLGLAYFLLKPARYAILLWGPVIVFEQMPTVGKVGAAIIPTAFELAGLLGPILLGLASDKLFGARRMPACVLSLLALTVSLALFMGALHTGSVLLVVALLFVMGLTLYGPDSMISGAAAIDFGTAKAGATAAGFVNGCGSVGAILGGLLPGYFDSVTVFIVFAGCALFSALVLIPHWNSRPAGLRPERAFVPNQPMTVKPLRT, from the coding sequence ATGAACAGTCCCATCGGTACCATCAAGCGTTGGCGCGTGCAGATATTTGCCATCACCTGGCTCGCGTATGCCGCGTTCTACTTCACCCGCAAAGCTTTTTCCGTGGCCAAACTGGGGATTGCCGAAGACCCCGATTTCACCCTCGACAAAATGGCCATGGCCAACCTCGACGCCATCTACCTGGCCGCGTACGCCATCGGGCAATTCACCTGGGGCATCCTGGCCGACCGCTTCGGCCCACGGGTTGTGGTGCTCGGCGGCTTGCTGATTTCCGCGATGGCCGCGCTGGTGATGGGCAGCTTTGCCACGTTGCCGATTTTCGCCACGTGCATGCTGATTCAAGGGCTGGCGCAGTCCACCGGATGGTCGGGGCTGTGCAAGAACATTGGCAGTTTCTTTCCCGCCGAGCAGCGTGGGCGGGTGTTGGGTTTATGGAGTTCCTGCTACGCCTTTGGCGGGCTGGTGGCCTCACCGTTTGCGGGTTGGTGGGCGTATACGCTGATCGGCACCTGGCATGCAGCGTTCATTTCCAGTGCAGCGGTGGTTGGGCTGGTCGCCGTGCTGTTTTTTATTTTTCAACGTAACAAACCCGAAGACGTTGGCTTGCCAGCGGTGGAGCCGGAACCCGAGCTGACCGCTGAAGAGGCGCATGCTCAAAGCAAGATCAGTGTGCTGGAGCCCTTAAAGGAAATCCTGCGCAACCGAACCGTGCTGGTGCTGGGCCTGGCGTACTTTCTGTTGAAACCGGCGCGCTACGCGATTCTGTTGTGGGGACCGGTGATCGTCTTCGAGCAAATGCCCACGGTGGGCAAGGTCGGCGCGGCGATCATTCCCACCGCTTTCGAGCTGGCCGGGCTGCTCGGGCCGATCCTGCTGGGGCTCGCTTCGGACAAGCTGTTCGGTGCCCGACGCATGCCGGCCTGTGTGCTCAGTCTGTTGGCGCTCACGGTTTCCCTGGCGCTGTTCATGGGCGCCCTGCATACCGGCAGCGTCTTGCTGGTGGTGGCGCTGCTGTTCGTCATGGGCCTGACCCTGTACGGGCCGGACTCGATGATCAGCGGCGCGGCGGCCATCGATTTCGGCACCGCCAAGGCCGGTGCCACGGCGGCGGGCTTCGTCAATGGTTGCGGCTCGGTCGGGGCGATTCTCGGCGGGTTGCTGCCGGGTTACTTCGACTCGGTCACGGTGTTCATCGTCTTTGCCGGTTGCGCGTTGTTTTCAGCGCTGGTGCTGATCCCCCACTGGAACAGTCGCCCGGCTGGTCTGCGTCCCGAACGTGCATTTGTGCCTAACCAACCGATGACCGTAAAACCCCTGCGTACATAA